The genomic region catgaccctcgtgtagtagtgtagaagtcaggggctccttcatgaccctcgtgtagtagtgtagaagtcaggggctccttcatgaccctcgtgtagtagtgtaggggtcagatgttccttcatgaccctcgtgtagtagtgtaggggtcaggggctccttcatgaccctcgtgtagtagtgtaggggtcaggggctccttcatgaccctcgtgtagtagtgtaggggtcaggggctccttcatgaccctcgtgtagtagtgtaggggtcaggggctccttcatgacccttgtgtagtagtgtATAGGTCAGGtgttccttcatgaccctcgtgtagtagtgtagaggacaggggctccttcatgaccctcgtgcagtagtgtaggggtcagggcttcttcatgaccctcgtgtagtagtgtaggggtcaggggctccttcatgaccctcgtgtagtagtgtagaggtcaggggctccttcatgaccctcgtgtagtagtgtaggggtcaggggctccttcatgaccctcgtgtagtagtgtagggttcaggggctccttcatgacccttgtgtagtagtgtATAGGTCAGGTGTTCCttcatgaccctcatgtagtagtgTAGAGGTCAGaggctccttcatgaccctcgtgtagtagtgtagaggtcaggggctccttcatgacccttgtgtagtagtgtataggtcaggggctccttcatgaccctcgtgtagtagtgtaggggtcaggggctccttcatgaccctcgtgtagtagtgtagaagtcaggggctccttcatgaccctcgtgtagtagtgtagaagtcatgtgttccttcatgaccctcgtgtagtagtgtagaggtcaggggctccttcatgaccctcgtgtagtagtgtagaggtcaggggctccttcatgaccctcgtgtagtagtgtaggggtcaggggctccttcatgaccctcgtgtagtagtgtagaagtcaggggctccttcatgaccctcgtgtagtagtgtaggggtcaggggctccttcatgaccctcgtgtagtagtgtaggggtcaggggctccttcatgaccctcgtgtagtagtgtagaagtcaggggctccttcatgaccctcgtgtagtagtgtaggggtcaggggctccttcatgaccctcgtgtagtagtgtagaagtcaggggctccttcatgaccctcgtgtagtagtgtaggggtcaggggctccttcatgaccctcgtgtagtagtgtaggggtcaggtgttccttcatgaccctcgtgtactagtGTAGAAgtcaggggctccttcatgaccctcgtgtagtagtgtaggggtcaggtgttccttcatgaccctcgtgtagtagtgtaggggtcagtggctccttcatgaccctccTGTAGTAGTGTAGAAgtcaggggctccttcatgaccctcgtgtagtagtgtaggggtcagatgttccttcatgaccctcgtgtagtagtgtaggtgtcaggggttccttcatgaccctcgtgtagtagtgtaggggtcaggtgttccttcatgaccctcgtgtagtagtgtaggggtcaggtgttccttcatgaccctcgtgtagtagtgtaggggtcaggtgttccttcatgaccctcgtgcagtagtGTAGAggtcaggggctccttcatgaccctcgtgtagtagtgtagaagtcaggggctccttcatgaccctcgtgtagtagtgtagaggtcaggggctccttcatgaccctcgtgtagtagtgtaggggtcaggtgttccttcatgaccctcgtgtagtagtgtaggggtcaggtgttccttcatgaccctcgtgtagtagtgtaggggtcaggtgttccttcatgaccctcgtgtagtagtgtagaggtcaggggctccttcatgaccctcgtgtagtagtgtaggggtcaggtgttccttcatgaccctcgtgtagtagtgtagaggtcaggggctccttcatgaccctcgtgtagtagtgtaggggtcaggtgctccttcatgaccctcgtgtagtagagtaagggtcaggggctccttcatgaccctcgtgtagtagtgtaggggtcaggggctccttcatgaccctcgtgtagtagtgtaggggtcaggggctccttcatgaccctcgtgtagtagtgtaggggtcaggtgttccttcatgaccctcgtgtagtagtgtaggggtcaggtgttccttcatgaccctcgtgtagtagtgtaggggtcaggtgttccttcatgaccctcgtgtagtagtgtaggggtcaggggctccttcatgaccctcgtgtagtagtgtagaggtcaggtgttccttcatgaccctcgtgtagtagtgtaggggtcaggtgttccttcatgaccctcgtgtagtagtgtagaggtcaggggctccttcatgaccctcgtgtagtagtgtagaggtcaggggctccttcatgaccctcgtgtagtagtgtagaggtcaggggctccttcacgaccctcgtgtagtagtgtagaggtcaggggctccttcatgaccctcgtgtagtagtgtaggggtcaggggctccttgatgaccctcgtgtagcagtgtagaggtcaggggctccttcatgaccctcgtgtagtagtgtagagctcaggggctccttcatgaccctcgtgtagtagtgtagagctcaggggctccttcatgaccctcgtgtagtagtgtagagctcaggggctccttcatgaccctcgtgtagtagtgtaggggtcaggagctccttcatgaccctcgtgtagtagtgtagagGTCAGGagctccttcatgaccctcgtgtagtagtgtaggggtcaggggctccttcatgaccctcgtgtagaagtgtaggggtcaggggctccttcatgaccctcgtgtattagtgtaggggtcaggggctccttcctgaccctcgtgtagtagcgtaggggtcaggggctccttcatgaccctcgtgtagtagcgtaggggtcaggggctccttcattaccctcgtgtagtagtgtagaggtcaggggctccttcatgaccctcgtgtagtagtgtaggggtcaggggctccttcatgaccctcgtgtagtagcgtaagggtcaggggctccttcatgaccctcatgtagtagtgtaggggtcaggggctccttcatgaccctcgtgtagtagtgtaggggtcaggggctccttcatgaccctcgtgtagtagtgtaggggtcAGGGGCTCCTGCATGTTCCTCGTGTAGTAGCGTAGGggtcaggggctccttcatgaccctcgtgtagtagtgtaggggtcaggggctccttcatgaccctcgtgtagtagcgTAGGGATCAGAtgttccttcatgaccctcgtgtagtagcgTAGGGGTCAGGtgttccttcatgaccctcgtgtagtagcgTAGGGGTCAGGtgttccttcatgaccctcgtgtagtagcgTAGGGGTCAGGTGTTcctttatgaccctcgtgtagtagtgtagagGTCAGGTGCTCCTTTATGacactcgtgtagtcgataggctttaaacccccattaaccagtAAAATTatttgcgctgaatgacccaccagacgggtttagagcttcagaAGGTACAATACAGTAAAATCTTTTTATTACAGTACTAGTAAGCTGTCTAGAATCTACAGTGGCGACTAAGCCACTTGCAGGACTGTCCACTGGCTTATTTTAAGCCTcgtagctgctgttgctgctgggttGTTTGGAGTTGACGTCCACCACTTGTACatctaggtcattccacttctctCCTGCCCTGGTACTGAAGAATTAGTTCCCAACATCCCTGCGACTCTACGTATGAATTCCCTTGTTTCTGGTCCTTGTACTGTTCTCCCTCCCTCGTAGCTCCTCACAGTATCtagcatgtaaagtaaaaggacacaagtgcaactaatgtgacatattattgtggcaacgtttcgctctccaggagctttatcaagccattacaaacaatacatgggcacagagggtatgtataggctcagagtgaggtgcagtattagtggtagtagtagtagtagtggtagtagtaatagtagtagtagtagtagtagtagtagtagtagtagtagtagtgacaaaagttgtagtagtagtagtaatacaatatggtagagcaattaaatcgtacatgagtaaaaggatataaaaactattactgtggaggctgtgacaagatctaagtaggtgaaacagcaagaaacctcgacacccgcctcaatgaacacatttacgcatgtaggaacgacaacttgaacaacgcctgtgtacaacaccgaaattccaccaatcatctcatgaaattcagggacgcccaattagtgatcaaagaaactaatttccgcagacgcaagtgcctcgaatcagcactgatcgctgtttcgaatacaattaaacaaaacaacggcagcttcaccatctctgaagtcttagcaagaatcctcctgaaaacagtaaaccctgccatcacatagtctctcctgttatactacacaaagcacattacagagagtgaacactgaaacaggccttctctatccagtctatatttgtccaacctatttttatgttacccaagtaatagcttttatatccttttactcatgtacgaattaattgctctaccatattgtattactactactactactacaacttttgtcactactactactactactaccactagtgaacatcgaaatggtacctcactagtattgcacctcactctgagcctttatataccctctgtgtccatatactgtttgtatcggcttgacaaagctcctggagagcgaaacgttgccacaataaaatgcacaggtatatatatatatatatatatatatatatatatatatatatatatatatatatatatatatatatatatatatatatatatatatatatatatatatatatatatatatatatatatatatatatatatatatatatatatatatatatatatatatatatatatatatacatatacatatacatatatatatatatatatatatatatatatatatatatatatatatatatatatatatatatatatatatatatatatatatatatatatatatatactaacataGAGCATTCGTCCACAGATGAGCCAGCTGTGCAAGGTGTGTGGTGAACCAGCTGCGGGCTTCCACTTCGGCGCCTTCACCTGCGAGGGATGTAAGGTGAGTGTCTCAGGTGAGCACGGTGGTCGAGGCCTGGGTACCAAGTAGGTGGTACCAGTCAAGCATAGTTGGGGTACCAGTCAACCATGGGACGGGTACCTGTCAACCATGGGTCGGGTACCAGTCAACCATGGGTCGGGTACCAGTCAATCATGGGTCGGGTACCAGTCAACCATGGGTCGGGTACCAGTCAATCATGGGTCGGGTACCTGTCAACCATGGGTCGGGTACCTGTCAACCATGGGTCGGGTACCAGTCAACCATGGGTCGGGTACCAGTCAATCATGGGTCGGGTACCTGTCAACCATGGGTCGGGTACCTGTCAACCATGGGTCGGGTACCAGTCAACCATGGGTCGGGTACCAGTCAACCATGGATCAGGTACCAGTCAACGATGAGTCAAGTACCAGTCAACCATGGGTCGCGTACCTGTTAACCATGGGTCGGGTAACGGTCAACCATGGGTCGGGTATCCATCAACCATGGATCAGGTACCAGTCAACCATGAGTCAAGTACCAGTCAACCATAGGTCGGGTACCAGTCAACCACGGGTCGGGTACCTGTCAACCATGGGTCGGGTACCAGTCAACCATGGGACGGGTACCTGTCAACCATGGCTCGGGTACCTGTCAACCATGGCTCGGGTACCAGTCAACCATGGGACGGGTACCAGTCAACCATGGGTCGGGTACCTGTCAACCATGGGTCGGGTACCTGTCAACCATGGGTCGGGTACCAGTCAACCATGGGTCGGGTACCAGTCAACCATGGATCAGGTACCAGTCAACGATGAGTCAAGTACCAGTCAACCATGGGTCGGGTACCTGTTAACCATGGGTCGGGTAACGGTCAACCATGGGTCGGGTACCAATCAACCACGGATCAGGTACCAGTCAACCATGAGCCAAGTACCAGTCAACCATAGGTCGGGTACCAGTCAACCACGGGTCGGGTACCTGTCAACCATGGGTCGGGTACCAGTCAACCATGGGACGGGTACCTGTCAACCATGGCTCGGGTACCTGTCAACCATGGGTCGGGTACCAGTCAACCATGGGACGGGTACCAGTCAACCATGGGTCGGGTACCTGTCAACCATGGGTCGGGTACCTGTCAACCATGGGTCGGGTACCAGTCAACCATGGGTCGGGTACCAGTCAATCATGCGTCGGGTACCAGTCAACCATGGGTCGGGTACCAGTCAACCATGGATCAGGTACCAGTCAACGATGAGTCAAGTACCAGTCAACCATGGGTCGGGTACCTGTTAACCATGGGTCGGGTAACGGTCAACCATGGGTGGGGTACCAATCAACCATGGATCAGGTACCAGTCAACCATGAGTCAAGTACCAGTCAACCATAGGTCGGGTACCAGTCAACCATGGGTCGGGTACCAGTCAACCAGGGGTCGGGTACCAGTCAGCCCTGGGTCGGGTACCAGTCAAACATGGGTCGGGTACCAGCCAACCATGGGTCGGGTACCAGTCAACCATGGGTCGGGTACCAGTCAACCATGGGTCGGGTACCAGTCAACCATGGATTAGGTACCAGTCAATCATGAGTCGAGTACCAGTCAACCATGGGTCGGGTACCAGTCAACCATGGGTCGGGTACCAGTCAACCATGGGTCGGGTACCAGTCAACCATGGGTCGGGTACCAGTCAACCATGGGTCGGGTACCAGCCAACCATGGGTCGGGTACCAGTCAAACATGGGTCGGGTACCAGCCAACCATGGGTCGGGTACCAGTCAACCATGGGTCGGGTACCAGTCAACCATGGGTCGGGTACCAGTCAACCATGGGTCGGGTaccgtcaacgtcaacgtgctgtctttgcggctctaccacaggatctctgtaaccttctctctaccattgcctttgacactgctcgcctgaatgcacaagttcattcttccaaactacaaaataaacttcaacgtctcatctcagctagcccttggtctaaattctccctcactgactgtgttactaatctgtcttctgtctcactctctcagtatgagcttgaacttcttggttttggcctttcctttgccacttcgcctactcctcgcgctagtatttccctgattagctcttttgattcctttcgtcaatctcgcttccgtaatcttcctgacttgtccacttttcgtggtgctctccttcctgctcttgttagtctgttttccaagaatcaccaccttccacgccgttaccaacttgccctttcttctcttaaatccaacactaacattgtcatactatcttctgacaaaggtaattcggtagttatccttgatcgcgaggattacctccgtaaagctgatgtcttgctctctgactcacgcacctacactcctctcgtttccaaccctcttgatcgcatcaagagaactttcaacaaaaaactaaggactctctccgacctctgtcctcctgactttgaccttgttctacggtttcgtgtcatctgtccctctcttccctatttctatggccttcccaaaactcataaacctgatattcctcttcgtcctatctagaggttctgtctcttattctcttgcttcttggctggccaaaaccctcactccctttcttggtactttttctcctgcccacctccgtcactctcaagacttcattgaacgggttcgctctctcccaacctgtaagatgcttagtcttgacgttgagtccctcttcaccaatgtccctcttgatgatgtccttgatttccttagagagaaggcccatgaagggtttcttcatcaccctatccccactgatgtctttcttgatctgatccgcctctgtgtggactctaactccttttccttccaagggaaatattattctcaaaccttcggtgtcgctatgggctctcctctctctcctgtccttgctaatctttacatggaatacttcgagactgttcttcttcctaccctcgatgtgcaaccttcactctggctccgctatgtggatgacatctttgctctgtggcctcatgactccagtctcttccaaccttttcttgaagctcttaataatcttgccccttccattaagtttaaagctgaatgggaatctaattccttacttcctttccttgatgtccatgtccaccgctcagatacaggtttttccttttccgtttaccgtaaacctatgcacagtggcatgtacattcactacttttcctatcatgcttcccctgtcaagaaaagtgttcttatctccctctttctccgtgccctccgcatctgtgatcctcagttccttccagcagaaatttccaatcttcataattcgttctcccgtcttggctacccttcccatttcatagactctgccctctcacgtgctaaacgcaatttcttctctcccaaactctctactcatgggaactcttctatcctctgccttccctacatttccggtctttctaatctcaacaattctctccgtcccttagacatcaagcttaccttccgccagactaacactcttcgcactaatctcgttcatacctctcctccctctacagatgttcctggtgtctactctatttcttgctcctcctgtcctcttcagtacttcggagaaactggtcgatctctttctgacagacttagggagcacaaaaacagtgttaggcttgccgacactaacaatgctcttttctgtcacgtcagagatcatagccatcctattgactggtcttctgctaaaactgtcttccctacttccaactcgaacagtcgccgtctagttgaatcctctctaatacacaactttccttgtatgaaccttagccctggcttcgtctctgtagatgccttcctctcccactacattgtaaaatgctccaaacttcagaacacccgtgacttaacctgaatcctcattttttctttctttttcttcttcctcttcccctttcctctttccttttctcctctgggttgtctttctctctcctgtctcgtgtttctgttccttcttcttttatttcaccacttcccctttcacgcacctctgtgcgcttgctctccctctgtggccATCTAGCTCTcgtgcagtgctccccttcctttgtttttgtttttgactggctcgtcatccttatttcccacttctaccactactactacctcttcttcttctactactactacaactactgatgaaattaagacacatgtgcggcgtctggttgtctttgttgtggacgtttcgccatccagtggctggctggatggcgaaacgtctacgatggggatgcccgggtgttgtgcatgtgtcttaatttcatcttgtcggtattatatacaattcttgtactactactactactatctccaCCTCTTcatgcctatatatagccgtcctgctccacctctgttagtgtgactttgtcaattgtccaagtcggaccgaaacgtcgtcgtaagcttctctcttttatgtgcgagttatttgtgtatcgttccagtcacggtattgtgcctttttgttatttacctcTGTCTAACCCACACCCAGCACCTCTGTCTAATCCATACCCAGCATGTCGGTTTAACCCACACCCAACACTTCAGTCTAACCCACACCCAGCACCTCGGTCTAACCCACACCCAGCACCTCAGTTTAACCCACACCAGCACTCGTGTTTAATCCACAAAGTTAtcgtcaataaagacacctaggtgttacacatgtgtctttttcAACTGGTCAATATTGTCTGGTAAATGGTTATATATGTAATGAGACCGTAGCAGGACGTCCCCAGCACGTAGCAGGACGTCCCCAGCACGTAGCAGGACGTCCCCAGCACGTAGCAGGACGTCCCCAGCACGTAGCAGGACGTCCCCAGCACGTAGCATGGACGACGATCTGTTGGGTTTTCTCTCTTTCCTATTTTCTACAAAAGCAAAATTTCTCCCTCGTGTTGTGTTTAACTGATCTCACTTAAttcttggctttttttttttttgcagtcgtTCTTCGGGCGGACGTACAACAACCTGTCGTCGCTGAATGAGTGTAAGAACAGCGGTCGTTGCATCATCAACAAGAAGACGCGGACGTCTTGTAAGAGTTGTCGTCTGCGCAAGTGTCTGATGGTGGGCATGTCGAAGAGTGGTTCCAGGTACGGGCGTCGCTCCAACTGGTTCAAGATCCACTACCTGATGCAgggaaacagcagcagcaccaccactaccactagcaccaccagcagcagcggcagcgccaCCAGCAGCACTTACACTACCTCGGCTGACATGATGCTAGGCAGTGAGAGTTcctccaacaacaacaccaccaccaccacggcagcCTCTACTTCTCCTGGTCTCCTCAGCCCCTCCCACAACGCTAAGACACTCAGCCATGATTTTAGAGATTTCAAGGATTTTAAGTTTAGTCCAGACTTCAGCCTTAGTCCAGACTTCACCCTTAGTCCAGACTTTAAAATTAATCCCGACTTCAAGTCTGGGTTAGAGTACAAGAGCCTCAAGTCTCCCACACCGTCCTCGTCAGAGTCCCATAACTCAGAATCCTCGCTGGAGCTCACTGACAAGTCTCTTTTTCCGCCGTTCTCGGATCACCTTTACTCGAAGGAGCTGCTGGCGCTGTACAACCTGCCGACACTGACGCCTCACCTTCCTCCGTACGTGTCCCCTGCCTCACTAGCCCACCGCTACCTCTATCCTTACTATCCCTCGCTTCTCTCAGTCTACTCACGCCGCCAATACCTCGACTCTCTGTTACAGAAGGCGCGGCAGAGCGAGGCCTCGACACCCGTTGACCTCGAGGACGA from Cherax quadricarinatus isolate ZL_2023a chromosome 56, ASM3850222v1, whole genome shotgun sequence harbors:
- the LOC128700824 gene encoding uncharacterized protein, coding for MTSPSNDQCERDMLVSQKCERDMLVSQKCERDMLVSQKCERDMLVSQSLVMYNNMVCQVDAHKELDHSSPDVTQALPCDTSVTQLSSPLARTTPDQVIPPDQGIKEDVTSYQGSPSTITKMSQLCKVCGEPAAGFHFGAFTCEGCKSFFGRTYNNLSSLNECKNSGRCIINKKTRTSCKSCRLRKCLMVGMSKSGSRYGRRSNWFKIHYLMQGNSSSTTTTTSTTSSSGSATSSTYTTSADMMLGSESSSNNNTTTTTAASTSPGLLSPSHNAKTLSHDFRDFKDFKFSPDFSLSPDFTLSPDFKINPDFKSGLEYKSLKSPTPSSSESHNSESSLELTDKSLFPPFSDHLYSKELLALYNLPTLTPHLPPYVSPASLAHRYLYPYYPSLLSVYSRRQYLDSLLQKARQSEASTPVDLEDEPRDLASPSQEFPPPSKFFKPNSSRPHPDLKVAVRNISHLSPVRGVLPLGHELPLLDISPSYNPGHDLTPRGSPETEAVGATAPQDLPIDLSVKNKSPSPESLNSGDERSASNSPQGMEEEEREEKQQEGEESEGSRRKEEQEAPLDLSAARTG